One Rhodanobacteraceae bacterium DNA segment encodes these proteins:
- a CDS encoding cytochrome b/b6 domain-containing protein, whose translation MQKIYVHPLPVRIWHWINAASMLVLIFTGLQIRYAGTFDLMSFRNAVMVHNWVGFLLAANFLLWLFYYLFSDNIRMYQPELRPGRYFPAMFKQIYFYSYGILRGEPNPHRVSEAQKFNPMQAMTYQIVMLLMLPLQFYTGLLLWDVNRFADQIDLLGGVRVVSTAHVLLTIAFLGFLLSHLYLITLGHTAGAHTKAMITGFEEVEEAPETSPAAGASSQQPEH comes from the coding sequence ATGCAGAAAATCTATGTCCACCCACTTCCGGTCAGAATCTGGCACTGGATCAACGCCGCGTCGATGCTGGTGCTGATCTTCACCGGTCTGCAAATCAGATACGCAGGAACCTTTGACCTGATGTCGTTCAGGAATGCGGTGATGGTGCACAACTGGGTGGGTTTCCTGCTAGCCGCCAATTTCCTCCTCTGGCTGTTCTACTACCTGTTTTCGGACAACATCCGGATGTATCAGCCGGAATTGCGTCCGGGCAGGTATTTCCCGGCCATGTTCAAGCAGATCTATTTCTACAGCTATGGAATTCTGCGCGGCGAACCCAATCCCCATCGGGTGAGCGAGGCTCAGAAGTTCAATCCGATGCAGGCCATGACCTATCAGATCGTGATGTTGCTGATGCTGCCCCTGCAGTTCTATACCGGGCTGCTGCTCTGGGACGTCAACCGCTTCGCCGATCAGATTGATCTGCTCGGCGGCGTGCGCGTGGTGTCGACGGCTCACGTGCTCCTGACCATCGCCTTTCTGGGCTTCCTGCTGTCGCATCTCTATCTGATCACGCTGGGACACACCGCAGGTGCCCACACCAAGGCCATGATCACCGGCTTCGAAGAGGTGGAGGAAGCTCCGGAGACGAGCCCTGCTGCTGGGGCCTCAAGCCAGCAGCCCGAGCACTGA
- a CDS encoding c-type cytochrome → MKSRITLTLIGSLCFALAGVNSAHAVDAKAAEALMKSNRCSSCHHPTKTKTGPSLKKMAEDFKGKPDAEELIIKAITTGPMVEIDGEKEAHKKIKTSDPAQLSNLAQWLLTH, encoded by the coding sequence ATGAAGTCCAGGATCACTCTGACGCTCATCGGTTCACTGTGTTTCGCACTTGCCGGCGTGAATTCGGCGCATGCCGTCGACGCCAAGGCGGCGGAAGCACTGATGAAGAGCAATCGCTGCAGCAGTTGCCATCACCCCACCAAGACCAAAACCGGCCCATCCCTGAAGAAGATGGCCGAGGATTTCAAGGGCAAGCCGGATGCCGAAGAATTGATCATCAAGGCCATCACCACCGGTCCGATGGTCGAGATCGACGGCGAGAAGGAAGCACACAAGAAGATCAAGACGTCCGACCCGGCGCAGCTGTCCAACCTGGCCCAGTGGCTTTTGACCCACTGA